In Miniphocaeibacter halophilus, the following proteins share a genomic window:
- the murJ gene encoding murein biosynthesis integral membrane protein MurJ, with product MKSTAFILMIITVVSKVLGFLKSVLLAKYFGTGMVADAFNFSLQIPTIIFAFIASGIATGFIPIYKKLEKEEGYLIANRFTSNLGNISIVIGIILLVFSEIFAGVLTKIYKFTPETHNLAVNFLRITLISLVATSISTVYQGYLHAKNKFIVPALQVFILNTFIIIAIILGAKINIYLLPIGLCIGTIVQYAPYIPAVKNTGFKWTAKIDLKDENIKRMIYLALPVIFGVSINSIGKLIDQGLATYYLSDGGLSIMYYGSQLSELVNAVVIGAVSTVAYTTLSSNAADGKISKFKNSILSSLNSMNILIYPAIVGLIIFARPIVNVVFNRGEWKPEATPLTILTLQFYSLGLVGIAFMNIFSKAFFSLRDTRTPTVNSLFTLVIDLVLSVLAANVIGLPGLALGTSLGSIIGAGMLIIRLRKKIGKFNGTKEFIIENLKMLAASLIMGLISYLVYGLLVDKLATILSLIAAIIVAVVVYFVLIHIFKVEELENIISGFKSKINNILKK from the coding sequence ATGAAATCAACAGCATTTATATTAATGATTATAACAGTAGTTTCAAAAGTTTTAGGATTTTTAAAAAGTGTATTATTAGCCAAGTATTTTGGAACTGGAATGGTAGCGGATGCCTTTAATTTTTCATTACAAATACCAACAATTATATTTGCATTTATAGCATCAGGAATAGCAACGGGGTTTATTCCAATTTATAAAAAATTGGAAAAGGAAGAAGGCTATTTAATAGCAAATAGATTTACCAGTAATTTAGGAAATATTAGTATTGTAATAGGTATAATACTTTTGGTTTTTTCTGAAATATTTGCAGGTGTCTTAACAAAAATATATAAATTTACTCCTGAAACCCACAACTTAGCAGTTAATTTTTTAAGAATTACCTTAATTAGTCTTGTTGCAACATCAATTTCTACTGTATACCAAGGTTATTTACACGCTAAGAATAAGTTTATAGTTCCTGCCTTACAAGTATTTATTTTGAATACTTTTATTATAATAGCAATAATACTTGGTGCAAAAATTAATATTTATCTACTTCCTATAGGACTTTGTATTGGTACTATTGTGCAGTATGCTCCCTATATTCCGGCTGTAAAAAATACAGGCTTTAAGTGGACAGCAAAAATCGACTTAAAAGATGAAAATATAAAAAGGATGATCTATCTGGCCTTACCGGTAATATTTGGAGTATCTATTAACAGCATTGGAAAATTAATAGATCAAGGTCTAGCTACCTATTATTTATCAGATGGCGGACTGTCCATTATGTACTATGGTTCACAGTTAAGTGAACTTGTAAATGCAGTTGTAATAGGGGCAGTGTCAACTGTAGCCTACACTACCTTAAGTTCAAATGCTGCAGACGGAAAAATAAGTAAATTTAAAAATAGTATACTATCATCTTTAAACTCAATGAATATTTTAATATATCCTGCAATAGTAGGTTTAATAATTTTTGCAAGGCCTATTGTAAATGTAGTTTTTAATAGGGGGGAGTGGAAACCGGAAGCTACTCCATTAACAATTTTAACCCTACAATTTTATTCTTTAGGGTTAGTTGGAATAGCCTTTATGAATATATTTTCCAAGGCTTTTTTCTCACTAAGGGATACAAGAACGCCAACTGTTAATTCCTTATTTACCTTAGTAATAGATTTGGTTTTAAGTGTATTAGCAGCAAATGTTATTGGACTACCGGGGCTGGCATTAGGTACATCCTTAGGCTCTATAATTGGAGCTGGAATGTTAATAATAAGACTTAGGAAGAAAATTGGAAAATTTAATGGAACCAAAGAATTTATTATAGAAAACTTAAAAATGCTAGCAGCAAGTTTAATAATGGGGTTAATATCTTACCTTGTATATGGATTATTAGTAGATAAATTAGCAACAATACTTAGTTTAATAGCTGCTATTATTGTAGCAGTAGTAGTTTATTTTGTTTTAATTCATATATTTAAAGTAGAAGAGTTGGAAAATATAATAAGTGGATTTAAAAGTAAAATAAATAATATTTTAAAGAAATAA
- a CDS encoding glucose 1-dehydrogenase: MTKIHEGKIALITGGNSGLGLATATTLAKEGAKIAIVGRKEDSLQKAKENIISNVPKAEVLIIKADVSSEKDTKKYVDATVKEYSRIDYFFNNAGIEGLQEPITKYDMDVYRSVIDINLMGVVYGLKYVIEVMEKQAKGTIVNTSSVGGLRGVVNQSAYVASKHGVAGITKNMASEYADKNIRVNAICPGAIKTPMVEQAFKMMNPENPEQAEREFAANNPTKRLGVPEEVADVVSFLFSEKSRYIVGQMIVIDGGQSNQY; this comes from the coding sequence TTGACAAAAATTCATGAAGGTAAAATAGCTCTTATTACAGGAGGTAATTCCGGTTTAGGATTGGCTACTGCAACAACTCTTGCTAAGGAAGGAGCAAAAATAGCTATTGTTGGTAGAAAAGAAGATTCTTTACAGAAAGCAAAAGAAAACATTATTTCAAATGTGCCAAAGGCAGAAGTATTAATTATAAAGGCTGATGTATCCAGTGAAAAAGATACAAAAAAATATGTTGATGCTACAGTAAAGGAATATAGTAGAATAGACTATTTTTTCAATAATGCAGGAATTGAAGGATTACAAGAGCCTATAACGAAATATGATATGGATGTTTATCGTTCAGTAATAGATATAAACTTAATGGGTGTTGTTTACGGTTTAAAATATGTTATAGAGGTTATGGAAAAGCAAGCGAAAGGTACAATTGTTAACACGTCATCAGTTGGTGGATTAAGAGGAGTTGTTAATCAGTCAGCCTATGTAGCATCAAAACATGGAGTGGCAGGTATTACTAAAAATATGGCATCTGAATATGCAGATAAAAATATTAGAGTAAATGCAATATGTCCGGGAGCTATAAAAACACCTATGGTGGAACAAGCTTTTAAAATGATGAATCCTGAAAATCCCGAACAGGCTGAAAGGGAATTTGCTGCAAATAATCCAACTAAAAGACTTGGTGTACCGGAAGAAGTTGCAGATGTAGTTTCATTTTTATTTTCAGAAAAATCCCGGTATATTGTTGGACAAATGATAGTAATCGATGGTGGACAATCAAATCAATATTAA
- a CDS encoding methylated-DNA--[protein]-cysteine S-methyltransferase, with protein sequence MKKYYRYNTDLCDLYIAEENSRITNISFTKKFEGQLLETELTKEAFKQIEEYLQGKRKEFDLPLKTKGTDFQNRVWNSLKKIPYGKTCSYEDIAKDIGNEKACRAVGNANNKNPIVIVIPCHRVIGKNRKLVGYGGGLSIKKRLLELEEKYSENKGTK encoded by the coding sequence ATGAAAAAATATTATAGATATAATACGGATTTATGTGATTTATATATAGCAGAGGAAAATTCTCGTATAACAAATATTAGTTTTACAAAAAAATTTGAAGGGCAGCTTCTAGAAACAGAACTTACAAAAGAGGCCTTTAAACAAATAGAAGAATATTTACAAGGTAAAAGAAAGGAATTTGATTTACCTTTAAAAACCAAGGGGACAGATTTTCAAAATAGGGTTTGGAACTCTTTAAAGAAAATACCCTATGGAAAAACCTGTTCCTATGAAGATATAGCTAAGGATATAGGTAATGAAAAAGCTTGTAGAGCTGTTGGTAATGCAAATAATAAAAATCCCATAGTAATAGTTATTCCATGTCATCGGGTAATTGGTAAAAATAGAAAGCTTGTAGGATATGGTGGAGGACTTTCCATAAAGAAAAGATTATTGGAATTAGAGGAAAAATATAGTGAAAATAAAGGTACTAAATAG
- a CDS encoding metallophosphoesterase, which produces MPVKYLLLFVLLIFIVFTIYENFSLGITEITYENKKIPKSFNNYRILQISDYHNKKFLQEEYFLNKVKSTKPDIILITGDIINSRNPKYKVVEKTLEEIIKIAPVYYVTGNHESRLEEFPQFIEKMKNIGVEVLEDSSLEVQKENSKINIIGVNDPAYYGKKHLFSKVRDLIKEDDFNILLSHRPEYFKEYVKLGVDLVFSGHAHGGQIKIPFIGAVLAPNQGFFPDYAEGLHRKDNTSLIISRGIGSSLIPIRVFNQGELVVVELRSK; this is translated from the coding sequence ATGCCAGTAAAGTATTTATTATTATTTGTTTTACTTATTTTTATAGTCTTTACTATATATGAAAACTTTAGCCTTGGTATAACAGAAATTACCTATGAAAATAAAAAAATCCCCAAGAGTTTTAATAATTATAGAATTTTACAAATATCTGATTATCATAATAAAAAATTTCTCCAAGAAGAATATTTTTTAAACAAGGTAAAGTCTACAAAACCGGATATTATTTTAATTACTGGAGATATTATTAACAGTAGAAATCCTAAATATAAAGTAGTGGAAAAAACCTTAGAGGAAATTATAAAAATTGCACCTGTTTACTATGTTACAGGAAATCATGAATCAAGATTAGAGGAATTTCCACAATTTATAGAAAAAATGAAAAATATAGGAGTAGAAGTTCTTGAGGATTCCTCTTTAGAAGTGCAAAAAGAAAATTCTAAAATAAATATTATTGGAGTAAATGACCCGGCATATTATGGGAAAAAGCATTTATTTAGTAAAGTAAGGGACTTAATAAAAGAAGATGACTTTAACATATTATTATCTCATAGACCTGAATATTTTAAAGAATATGTAAAACTTGGTGTAGATTTAGTGTTTTCCGGTCATGCCCATGGTGGTCAAATAAAAATTCCCTTTATTGGAGCAGTATTAGCACCAAATCAAGGGTTTTTTCCGGATTATGCAGAAGGTTTACATAGGAAGGATAATACAAGCCTAATAATTAGTCGGGGAATAGGCAGTAGTTTAATACCAATAAGGGTATTTAACCAAGGGGAATTAGTCGTTGTAGAATTAAGGAGTAAGTAA
- a CDS encoding putative ABC exporter domain-containing protein has product MNKGFLYYYKRTFINRLKNFKRRPLKSIGMIFLVLYFIMIPFFFKDIIKTFGLDNVKGYISIYALLLIFLELPSSLTYLKRKGLVFKEADINFIFSGPSSPKSIIVYGMAKYLLIYIVEYIIFFVAAVFIFNIPLLKASIIAITGLIFSNLIQISLAVIMYGNESLTNKGKNIIKYIVFGILLVILTLLAYKIIQEGFSVKNIMNFLTGDLILIIPIFGWEIGFLKFVLIGPSTFNVIASILYFTSGIVLFTIAKKMKSTGQFYEDAMSFSEEYEKAMQKSKDGGIHVVGEKTKARKIDFSTKGKLSKAIFYKQVDEFKKISLLSRYGKAIIFLTISVIFGIIFKMEDAKIDVKTMAIVIYGASAYMAIFFRKMNSWRKEFDNYYIYLIPDTTKNKVFYATLLQNIKNLIQGLALVLPINLIFGLPLYLIPLNAILYFMVHATILYVDLILREVIGGKIGKTIAEFIMLGIDMLVLVLGGFLLGLFLSITKNIFIVYLVVLAFLFIMSLIGLSLSSKLYGNMEFVNEE; this is encoded by the coding sequence ATGAATAAGGGATTTTTATATTATTATAAGAGAACTTTTATTAACAGGTTAAAGAACTTTAAAAGAAGGCCTTTAAAGAGCATAGGAATGATTTTTCTTGTACTGTATTTTATTATGATACCATTCTTTTTCAAAGATATAATTAAAACCTTTGGTTTAGATAATGTTAAAGGATATATTTCAATATATGCCTTGTTATTAATATTTTTAGAATTACCTTCAAGCTTAACCTATTTAAAAAGAAAGGGCCTTGTATTTAAAGAAGCGGATATTAATTTTATTTTTTCAGGCCCCAGTTCACCAAAATCTATAATAGTTTATGGAATGGCAAAATATTTACTGATATATATTGTTGAATATATAATTTTCTTTGTAGCAGCTGTATTTATTTTTAATATTCCGCTTTTAAAAGCTTCGATAATTGCAATAACAGGATTGATATTTTCAAATCTTATACAAATATCCTTAGCAGTAATTATGTATGGAAATGAAAGTTTAACAAACAAGGGAAAGAATATTATAAAGTATATTGTATTTGGAATACTTCTAGTCATATTAACTTTATTGGCCTATAAAATAATACAAGAGGGTTTTAGTGTAAAAAATATTATGAATTTCCTAACAGGAGATCTTATATTAATAATTCCTATATTCGGCTGGGAAATAGGATTTTTAAAATTTGTTTTAATAGGACCTAGTACTTTTAATGTTATAGCCAGTATTTTATACTTTACTTCAGGAATAGTATTATTTACCATAGCTAAGAAAATGAAATCCACCGGACAATTTTATGAAGATGCCATGTCCTTTTCAGAGGAATATGAAAAAGCTATGCAGAAAAGCAAGGATGGCGGCATTCATGTAGTGGGAGAAAAAACAAAAGCTAGAAAAATAGATTTTTCAACAAAGGGGAAATTATCAAAGGCAATTTTTTATAAACAAGTAGATGAATTTAAAAAGATTTCCCTATTAAGCAGGTATGGGAAAGCTATAATATTTTTAACCATAAGTGTAATTTTTGGAATAATATTTAAAATGGAAGATGCAAAAATCGATGTAAAAACTATGGCAATTGTTATTTATGGAGCATCAGCATATATGGCAATATTTTTCAGAAAAATGAATTCTTGGAGAAAAGAATTTGATAATTACTATATATATTTAATTCCGGACACTACAAAAAACAAGGTGTTTTATGCTACACTACTACAAAATATAAAGAATTTAATACAGGGACTTGCCTTGGTGCTACCAATTAATTTAATATTTGGTCTACCCTTATACCTTATTCCCTTAAATGCAATACTGTATTTTATGGTTCACGCTACAATACTATATGTTGACTTAATATTACGGGAGGTAATTGGTGGAAAAATCGGTAAGACAATTGCAGAATTTATTATGCTAGGAATAGATATGCTAGTTCTAGTACTGGGAGGTTTCCTTTTAGGTCTTTTCCTTAGTATTACTAAAAATATTTTCATCGTATATTTAGTAGTATTAGCATTTTTATTTATTATGTCCCTTATAGGATTAAGCTTAAGTTCAAAACTATATGGAAATATGGAATTTGTAAACGAAGAATAG
- a CDS encoding ACT domain-containing protein, producing the protein MKIKVLNRDFLVCKVENYEYVDLNDDFIFIGKTNEEKSLVCEEKNLPSNATEIEKDWKCMVIEGVLDFSLVGIIAKISQLLSKIKVSVFVISTFNTDYILIKKEELNKSIDELERNGYEITEE; encoded by the coding sequence GTGAAAATAAAGGTACTAAATAGGGATTTTCTTGTTTGTAAAGTGGAAAATTATGAATATGTAGATTTAAATGATGATTTTATATTTATTGGAAAAACCAATGAGGAAAAATCTTTAGTTTGTGAAGAAAAAAATCTTCCTTCAAATGCCACAGAAATTGAAAAAGATTGGAAATGTATGGTAATAGAAGGAGTTTTAGATTTTTCACTAGTTGGAATAATAGCTAAAATTTCACAGTTGTTATCGAAAATTAAGGTGTCTGTATTTGTTATTTCCACATTTAATACAGATTATATTTTAATAAAAAAAGAAGAGCTTAATAAATCTATAGACGAATTAGAAAGAAATGGTTATGAAATTACAGAGGAATAA
- a CDS encoding ABC transporter ATP-binding protein, with translation MLDVIGLSKKYNKTLAVDNVSFDIQNGTVGVLIGPNGSGKSTIIKSVAGLLRYTGEIKINNLPNKDIEAKKVFGYIPEIPAMFPLLTVREHIVYILKAYGLEIDNEKIDSLLKRFDLTDKQDKLGDELSKGMMQKVSICCALAVEPEVIMLDEPMVGLDPKAIKELKIIIKELKEKNCTILISTHMLEMVEDVWDMMILMKEGRKVGQYYKNQMGDKDLEELFFELTGEEDE, from the coding sequence ATGTTAGATGTTATTGGACTTAGTAAAAAATATAATAAAACACTAGCAGTAGATAATGTTAGTTTTGATATACAAAATGGTACAGTTGGAGTTTTAATTGGACCAAATGGCTCAGGTAAATCTACAATAATAAAGTCTGTAGCCGGGCTTTTAAGATATACAGGAGAAATAAAAATAAATAACCTACCAAATAAAGACATAGAGGCAAAAAAGGTTTTTGGTTATATTCCGGAAATACCGGCAATGTTTCCACTATTAACAGTAAGGGAACACATAGTATATATTTTAAAGGCCTATGGATTAGAAATAGATAATGAAAAAATTGATTCTCTTTTAAAAAGATTTGACCTAACGGATAAACAGGACAAATTAGGGGATGAACTTTCAAAAGGTATGATGCAAAAAGTTAGTATATGTTGTGCCTTAGCAGTTGAACCGGAAGTAATAATGTTAGATGAACCAATGGTTGGTTTAGACCCTAAGGCAATTAAAGAATTGAAAATCATAATAAAAGAATTAAAGGAAAAAAATTGTACTATTTTAATAAGTACCCATATGCTGGAAATGGTTGAAGATGTTTGGGATATGATGATACTTATGAAAGAAGGAAGAAAAGTAGGACAATATTATAAAAATCAAATGGGAGATAAGGACTTAGAGGAATTATTCTTTGAATTAACAGGAGAAGAAGATGAATAA
- a CDS encoding P-II family nitrogen regulator → MYNKDISYSAFFVVVDKGKASKILEESKKIGVKGGTIIYGTGTASGGLLHLLELYEIKKEILIMVIPNDLSDRLFKLLKEVFHFEKPNKGIAFNILLKEVMGNVCQENIANITNRSEKMGYEAVFVIVERGNADDVIESAEKSGARGATVIHGRGSGIHEKGSLFNIVIEPEKEIVFMLVESSKTNTIVSRIKEDLEIDKPGKGIIFVMNVEDAVGLVE, encoded by the coding sequence ATGTATAATAAAGATATTTCATACAGTGCCTTTTTCGTAGTAGTAGATAAGGGAAAAGCAAGTAAAATATTAGAAGAATCAAAAAAAATAGGTGTAAAAGGTGGTACCATAATCTATGGTACAGGAACAGCAAGTGGCGGACTATTACATTTATTAGAATTATATGAAATAAAAAAAGAAATACTAATAATGGTAATACCAAATGATTTATCAGATAGACTTTTTAAATTATTAAAAGAAGTATTTCATTTTGAAAAACCAAATAAGGGAATTGCTTTTAACATACTTTTAAAAGAAGTAATGGGAAATGTTTGTCAGGAAAATATAGCTAATATTACTAATAGGAGTGAAAAAATGGGTTACGAAGCAGTGTTTGTAATAGTTGAAAGAGGAAATGCTGATGATGTAATAGAATCTGCAGAAAAATCCGGAGCAAGAGGGGCAACAGTAATACATGGACGTGGTTCAGGAATACATGAAAAAGGTTCACTATTTAATATAGTAATAGAGCCTGAAAAGGAAATAGTATTTATGCTTGTTGAATCCAGTAAAACAAATACAATTGTAAGTAGGATAAAAGAAGATTTGGAAATAGATAAACCAGGAAAAGGAATAATCTTTGTAATGAATGTAGAAGATGCTGTTGGTTTAGTAGAATAA
- a CDS encoding (2Fe-2S)-binding protein — translation MKISLMINEKEYVTHVKPEGMLIDVLRHLGFTSVKRGCDSSSCGLCTVWVDGLPILSCGYLALRALGKNITTIEGVQEEAKKFGTFLAEEGGDQCGFCNPGFIMNVIALKRQNKKFTDEEIKTYLMGNLCRCTGYASQMRAIQKYLEV, via the coding sequence ATGAAAATATCGCTTATGATTAATGAAAAAGAATATGTTACCCATGTAAAACCTGAAGGAATGCTAATTGATGTATTAAGACATTTAGGATTTACAAGTGTAAAAAGAGGGTGTGACTCATCAAGCTGTGGTCTTTGTACAGTTTGGGTTGACGGTCTTCCAATTCTATCCTGTGGATATTTGGCTTTAAGGGCTTTAGGGAAAAATATTACTACAATTGAAGGTGTACAGGAAGAAGCTAAAAAATTCGGAACTTTTTTAGCGGAAGAAGGTGGGGACCAATGTGGTTTTTGTAATCCCGGTTTTATAATGAATGTTATAGCCTTGAAAAGACAGAATAAAAAATTTACCGATGAGGAAATTAAAACATATTTAATGGGAAATCTCTGTAGATGTACAGGCTATGCTAGTCAAATGAGAGCTATACAGAAATATTTAGAGGTATAA
- a CDS encoding FAD binding domain-containing protein, whose translation MFTLREFYEADSIKDAYDILTKSKRNMVLGGNMFLKMSNKKLGVGIDLSNLHLNKININDRIISIGTSVTLSQLEENSFLQSYSGGVIKKMIETISSKQLRNMATVGASVYANYGFSDIVPVFLALNARVHLYNGGWMNLSDFINRRKTSGNRDILIEVEIPIEESFAYYTGVRATAGDFCILNLTLSRIKDEFKVVVGARPMKAIIAERTSEYITEHYDILTFDELVKNAGEILVNEVEFGTNMRASKEYRTYLSKGLLQKALKEVLNENIAYD comes from the coding sequence TTGTTTACTTTAAGGGAATTTTATGAAGCTGATTCCATAAAAGACGCTTATGATATTTTGACTAAGTCAAAAAGGAATATGGTCTTAGGTGGAAATATGTTTTTAAAGATGAGCAATAAAAAATTAGGTGTAGGAATAGATTTATCTAACTTACATTTAAATAAAATAAATATTAATGACAGAATTATTTCAATAGGTACATCAGTAACTCTATCTCAACTAGAAGAAAATAGCTTTTTACAAAGTTATTCAGGTGGAGTTATAAAAAAAATGATAGAAACTATATCGTCAAAACAATTACGTAATATGGCAACTGTAGGTGCTTCGGTATATGCCAATTATGGATTTTCTGATATAGTTCCTGTTTTTTTGGCCTTAAATGCAAGGGTGCATCTATATAATGGCGGTTGGATGAATTTATCTGATTTTATAAATAGAAGGAAAACATCTGGAAACAGAGATATTTTAATAGAAGTGGAAATCCCTATTGAGGAGAGCTTTGCATACTATACAGGTGTAAGGGCTACTGCTGGGGATTTTTGTATTTTAAATTTAACTCTATCAAGAATAAAGGACGAATTTAAAGTAGTTGTAGGAGCCAGACCTATGAAAGCAATAATTGCAGAAAGGACTTCTGAATATATTACAGAACATTACGATATTTTAACCTTCGATGAGCTTGTAAAAAATGCGGGAGAAATTCTTGTTAATGAAGTTGAGTTTGGAACAAATATGAGAGCTTCAAAGGAATACAGAACATATTTATCAAAAGGGTTACTTCAAAAAGCATTAAAGGAGGTTTTAAATGAAAATATCGCTTATGATTAA
- a CDS encoding xanthine dehydrogenase family protein molybdopterin-binding subunit: protein MGNIGKKIKKIDSEAITLGKPIYTEDLAIKNTLCVKLLRSPHANAIIKSIDKSRAERTVGVEGVFTYEDVPKNRFCMAGQTYPELSPYDRLLLDKHVRYVGDPVAIVVAADEKICNRALNLIKVKYEVLEPLLDFEKSETSHIKVHSEEDGTFFKGSKDFVKYDLSKNIVGEINKVFGEDPEKTFEDSPVKIEEEYTMQEQAHSMMETYRSYSYYDHLMRLTVITSTQVPFHIKRQLSVALGIPASKIRIIKPRIGGGFGGKQTSVTEIYAAFATMKTGKPCMIKLSRKENYIASNTRHKMKVKVKIGAEEDGRINVIDLDALSDQGAYGEHGFTTLGLVGDKSLPLYNKLKSARFHGKVVYTNKVPGGAFRGYGATQGCFAVESAVNELAKKINMDPSKLRLKNITKEGETTLAYNQNILSSKLEECILKGRKLIGWEEKYPSKVLSNGNIRSVGMAITMQGSGIANIDTSTVNIKLNEEGDFSLLISATDNGAGADTVLSQMAAEILKCNIDDIITISADTDITPYDPGSYASSGVYVTGGAVVRAANKLKRNILKEASEKTGIYFGDMDLNKGMIMTNTGKEVMSLKDLAEELSSGAEGKTIMGSGSFGSDTSPPPYVAGFAELETDILTGQVKVVNYVAVVDCGTVINENLARVQVEGGVVQGIGLALYEDVVYSKEGRLLTDEFLQYKIPTRKDIGELTIDFQESYEPTGPFGAKSIGEVVINTPAPAINGALLNGIGTQFSKLPIKAEHVLKKIIGY, encoded by the coding sequence ATGGGGAATATAGGAAAAAAGATTAAAAAAATAGATAGTGAAGCTATAACTTTAGGAAAACCTATATATACAGAGGACTTGGCTATTAAAAATACATTATGTGTAAAGCTTTTAAGAAGCCCGCATGCTAATGCAATAATAAAGAGTATAGACAAATCCAGAGCTGAAAGAACTGTTGGTGTTGAAGGGGTTTTCACCTATGAAGATGTTCCTAAAAACAGGTTTTGTATGGCCGGGCAAACCTACCCGGAACTATCTCCATATGATAGGTTATTATTGGATAAACATGTTAGGTATGTTGGAGACCCTGTGGCTATTGTAGTTGCTGCAGATGAAAAAATATGTAATAGGGCATTAAATTTAATTAAGGTAAAATATGAGGTTTTAGAACCATTACTGGATTTTGAAAAATCAGAAACAAGTCATATAAAAGTACATTCAGAAGAAGATGGAACTTTTTTTAAAGGCTCTAAGGATTTTGTAAAATATGATCTTTCAAAAAATATTGTTGGAGAAATAAATAAGGTCTTTGGTGAAGATCCGGAAAAAACTTTTGAAGATTCTCCGGTAAAAATAGAAGAAGAATATACCATGCAAGAACAAGCTCATAGTATGATGGAAACCTATAGGTCCTATTCATATTATGATCATTTAATGCGACTTACTGTTATAACATCAACCCAGGTTCCCTTTCATATAAAAAGACAGTTATCGGTGGCTTTGGGAATTCCTGCCTCTAAAATTAGAATAATAAAACCTAGAATAGGTGGAGGCTTTGGTGGTAAGCAAACATCTGTAACTGAAATATACGCAGCCTTTGCAACTATGAAAACCGGAAAACCATGTATGATTAAACTATCAAGAAAAGAAAATTATATAGCTTCAAACACAAGACATAAAATGAAAGTTAAGGTAAAAATTGGAGCAGAAGAGGATGGAAGAATAAATGTAATTGATTTAGATGCCCTATCTGATCAAGGTGCTTATGGAGAACATGGTTTTACTACTTTAGGCCTTGTTGGTGATAAGTCATTACCTCTATACAATAAGTTAAAATCTGCAAGATTTCATGGAAAGGTAGTTTATACCAACAAGGTTCCGGGAGGAGCTTTTAGAGGTTATGGGGCAACACAGGGGTGTTTTGCTGTTGAATCGGCAGTAAATGAATTAGCTAAGAAAATAAACATGGATCCAAGTAAATTAAGGCTTAAAAATATTACAAAAGAAGGGGAGACAACCCTTGCCTATAATCAAAACATTTTAAGTTCAAAGTTGGAAGAATGTATTTTAAAAGGTAGGAAATTAATAGGATGGGAAGAAAAATATCCATCTAAGGTTTTATCAAATGGAAATATTCGTTCTGTAGGAATGGCTATTACTATGCAGGGGTCGGGAATTGCAAATATTGATACTTCAACGGTAAATATTAAATTAAATGAAGAGGGGGATTTTTCTCTTTTAATCAGTGCAACAGACAACGGTGCCGGAGCCGATACGGTTTTAAGTCAAATGGCAGCAGAGATTTTAAAATGCAATATAGATGATATTATTACAATTTCCGCCGATACGGACATTACTCCCTATGACCCAGGTTCTTATGCATCAAGTGGTGTATATGTAACGGGAGGAGCAGTAGTTAGAGCAGCTAATAAATTAAAGAGAAATATTTTAAAAGAAGCTTCAGAAAAAACAGGTATTTATTTTGGAGACATGGACCTTAATAAGGGAATGATTATGACTAATACAGGAAAAGAAGTTATGTCATTAAAAGATCTGGCAGAGGAATTAAGTTCCGGTGCTGAAGGAAAGACCATAATGGGCTCAGGTTCCTTTGGTTCAGACACATCTCCACCACCATATGTAGCCGGCTTTGCAGAGTTAGAAACGGATATTTTAACAGGCCAAGTAAAAGTAGTAAATTATGTTGCAGTAGTGGATTGTGGTACAGTTATTAATGAAAATTTAGCAAGAGTTCAAGTTGAAGGTGGAGTTGTACAGGGAATAGGTTTAGCCTTATATGAAGATGTTGTTTATTCAAAAGAAGGAAGACTTCTAACTGATGAATTCCTACAATATAAAATTCCAACAAGAAAGGATATTGGTGAATTAACAATAGATTTTCAAGAAAGTTATGAGCCTACGGGACCTTTTGGTGCTAAATCCATTGGAGAGGTAGTAATAAATACACCAGCTCCTGCAATAAACGGAGCCTTATTAAATGGTATTGGAACACAGTTTAGTAAATTACCGATTAAGGCAGAGCATGTATTAAAGAAAATAATAGGATATTAA